One Prosthecobacter sp. SYSU 5D2 genomic window, AGATCCGCGCCGCCGGTCTGCCCTCCCTCCTGGCTGAGCGGCTGTCCCTGGGCAAATAAATGAGCGCATCCGGGCTGCCTTCCCTGGCGGGATTCCGCTCCGCCGTGATCGTAAAACCCAGTTCGCTTGGCGATATCGTCCACACCCTGCCCGCTGTGCAGGCGATCAAGGAGGCGTATCCGGCGATAAAAATCCGCTGGCTGGCGAATACGGAGTGGACCCCGCTTTTACAGGGTTCCTCACTGCTGGAAGAGGTCATTGCCTTTCCGCGCAAGCAATGCCGGGGGCTGCCGGGACTCTTCATTCTGCGGCGCTGGGCCAAAAGCTGGCGCAGCATGGGGCGGGAAGACCCGGAGATAGTGCTGGATTTCCAGGGGCTGTTTCGTAGCGGATACCTGTCCCGCACACGCGGTTCCAACCCTGTCATCGGCCTCTCGGATTCGCGTGAGGGCGCCCGGTTCTTTCATGATCATGTTATTCCGGTGGATGCCTCCGCTCATGCGGTGGACCGCTACCTGGCCCTGCCACGGGCCTTTGGCATTCCGGTGGATACAGGGCGGCTCACCTTTCCTTTGGCAGAAGGGCGTTCGCCTGCCGGCTGGCCTGACAGAAGGGACTTGATCGTTTTGCATCCCTGGTCGCGGGGAGAAGGAAAATCGCTTTCGCCCGAGGTCCTGCAGGCGCTCTGCACTGCCCTGGCTCCACTGCCTGTGGTGCTGGTTGGCATGTCCCAGGGAGCCGCGATTCCTGCCGGCGACCACATCACGGATTTCAGCAACCGGACCTCCCTGGCGGAACTGGTTTGGGTATTGCGGCAGGCCCGCTTTGTCATCAGCGTGGACAGTGGGCCCATGCACATTGCCGCCGGAGTGAATGACCGTGTCCTCGGCATTCACACCTGGAGTGATCCGCGTCAGGTGGGCCCCTATAATCCGAACGCATGGGTCTGGAAGGCGGGCCGGATTGACCATCGCAGCGCCTTTCATCCGGGGGAGTGCGAAAGTGAAAAGCAGGTCTCCGCTGCCGATGCCCGGCACATCGCGGACTTCGTGCGCAACTTCCAAGACTAAACATTGACATTCCGGGGCTGATTTCTACACTCCTGCCTGTAATTCAACTGCATACGGGAACTGGAGGTTACCACTCAATGAGGAACGACGAATCTGAAGAGCCTAGGCGCGGCAGCCCAGCGCTGCATTCTGAGAAGATCATGACTGACCGGAAGATCTTCTTCCTCGATCTCAAGGAAAACGAGCGTGGACGCGTGATCAAGATCACAGAAGACGTGCGCGGACGCCGTGATACCATCATGCTGCCTCTGGAAGCCGCCGATGAATTTCTGGACGCGCTTCAGCGCATCCTGGAAGTCGAGCGCGATCTGGAGTAACCGCCCTTGCATTAGCCTTTCCCTCTTGTCCCTGGAGAAACCATGACGGAGGAGGAAATTTTTTATGCCATCCTCACTCTGGAGGATTCGCAGGCACAGAGGCGGATGCTGGAGGAGCAATGTCGTCATGACCCTGTTTTGTACCGGCGTGTGGAGGCCCTGCTTGACTCCTTGAAGGCAGAAAACTTCATGCGGGTGCATTTGGAACCTCCGACGACTGTGCAGCCGCTGCTGAAAACGGAGAGCGAGGTCATCGGCCCCTACAAGCTGCTGCAGCAGATCGGTGAAGGTGGCTTTGGCACCGTCTGGATGGCGGAGCAGACGCTGCCCGTGCAGCGCCGGGTGGCACTGAAGATCATCAAGGCGGGCATGGATACCAAGGAGGTCATCGCCCGCTTTGAGCAGGAGCGCCAGGCGCTCGCCATGATGGAACACCCGAATATTGCCCGCGTGCTGGATGCCGGGGCTACGGAAACCGGGCGTCCTTATTTTGTCATGGAACTGGTGCGGGGCATCCCGATCACGCGTTTTTGTGATGAGCATCTTCTCACGCCTCAGGCCAGAGTGACGCTTTTCATCAGTGTTTGCCGCGCCGTCCAGCATGCGCACATGAAAGGCGTCATCCACCGGGATCTGAAGCCTTCCAACATCCTCGTCACGCTGCATGATGGCGTGCCGGTGGCCAAGGTCATTGATTTCGGCATCGCCAAGGCCATGCAGCAGCGCCTGACGGACAAGACGCTCTTCACCCATTTTGAGCAGATGGTCGGCACGCCCTTGTACATGGCCCCGGAGCAGGCTGAGCTTAGCGGCCTGGACATTGATACCCGCTGCGACATCTACGCACTGGGCGTCCTGTTATACGAACTGCTCACCGGCCACACACCCTTCAGCCAGGATGAGCTGATGAAGGCCGGGTTTGATGAAATGCGGCGTCTGATCCGTGAGCGTGAGCCCAGAAAGCCCTCCACCCTTTTAAAAACAATGGCCGCCGCGACCGCCAGCACAGTTGCCAGCCATCGTCAGAGCGAACCCCCGAAACTCATTGGCCTGCTCAAAGGGGACCTGGACTGGATCGTCATGAAGGCCATGGAAAAGGACCGGAGGCGGCGGTATGAAACAGCCAGCGCGCTCGCGGACGACCTTCAGCGCCATTTGGATCACGAGCCCGTGCTGGCACGACCGCCCAGCACCGTTTATCGCCTGCAGAAGCTGCTGCAAAAAAACCGTGCGGCATTTATTACGGTCGCGCTTGTTGCGCTATCTTTGCTGGCAGGCCTGGCCATTTCCACCACTCTTTATGTTAGGCTGAGGATCGAGGAAGCCCAGCGTGCGGTGGAAGCGGCCCAGTTTGCCATCATGAGCGGCGAGGATGAATGGATCACGGCGGCCATCCGGGAATGCAAAGAGGCAGGTGTGCCCAGAGCGTTCATTGGGCTGCTGCAGGGAGAGCAGCACTTGATCCAGGGCCGTGTGGAAGAGGCCATCAAAACGCTGGAAGAACTCGTCCAAGAAGCCCCCAATAGCATCCCGGCCAGGGCACTCCTGGCCACTGCCCATGATTTGACAGATGACACCCGCAGCTACCACCGGGTGATGGCCACCCTGGCCGATGCGCAGCCCAAAGAAAGAGAGGATTACCTGATTCTGGGGCACGCACTCAGCCATAGCCAAGATGCCCATGAGCGGCAGCAGGGAGTGGAATTCATGGCCCACGCGATTCATCAGATGCGGGATTCCCCCATGGCCCGCGTGCTCCTGGCTGAGGCGCGCACCCGCCTGGCGATTCACAGCCGCAATTTGGAAGAGATCCAGGAGGCCCTCGCTGACATCAATGCCGCCCGTGGCTGGCAGCGGCACGGGATCGCCGTGCTCGCCATCAGCTCCTGGGCTCACGCAGTCGGTGCTCAGATTGCCCAGGAGAAAGGGCGGACCGACTTGCGTGATTCGTGGCTGGCTGTAGCCAGGACCGATGGTGAACAGCTTGCCACCTTCACCAGCTATTACGCCGAGAAGTACTTGAAGCTTCAACGCGCCATTTTTGACAGTTTGAAAAAGGGCTGAACTCTCGGCCAGCCCCCATAGAAAAGAGTGATGGATGCTTATTTTGTCCGCACCACGAGCACCCGGCGGTCCATCTGCATCTGCTCCTCCGTGCCTTCCGGATAGCGAGGGTACATTTCTCCATAACCGTGGGCGCTCAGCACATTGGCAGGCACTCCATAGTTTTGCGTCAGTTCGTCATAAATGCGTTTGGCGCGGGCAGCCGAGAGTTCCATGTTGAACTCATCCGTGCCATCCGTGCTGGTGTGCCCTTCAATGTCGAAGACGGTTCCTGATTCCGTATTAACGATGGCCATGATGACACCGGCGATCTGTTCCAGGGCTTTGCGGGATTCATCGTCCAGAAGTTCAGCGGTTTCTTTGACGAACAGCACCGGAAGGGTCACATAGGGAAGCTCGCGGTTCTGACCCTGGTCCTGAATAACCACCACGTTGCGCTCCGCGTTGTAAACACGGGTTGGCTGGCCGGGAGTCTCAATGACCGTGGTCGTCTTTGTTGTCTTAACGGTATCTGTGGAAGGGGTGGGCACTGGCACCGCCGTGACGGCAGGGGGCTTTCCTCCCTGCACGACGATCACTTGCGGAGCCACGGAAAGCTGGCGCCGGGCCTCCGCTGCATCCAGGGCCATGGCACGGGCACGGCCGCGCGTTTCCACTCCCGGCGCCTGTGGGGCACCCGACGGTGTCACAACACCAGACTCGATCACCACCGAAGGGGGAGTCACCGCTTCCGGCGGAGTCACCACAGTCACTTGAGCGTTGAGTGTCACCGGCAGCTGGACCACGGCCAGAGCCGACAGAAAAAGGAATGTAGTTTTCAT contains:
- a CDS encoding glycosyltransferase family 9 protein produces the protein MIVKPSSLGDIVHTLPAVQAIKEAYPAIKIRWLANTEWTPLLQGSSLLEEVIAFPRKQCRGLPGLFILRRWAKSWRSMGREDPEIVLDFQGLFRSGYLSRTRGSNPVIGLSDSREGARFFHDHVIPVDASAHAVDRYLALPRAFGIPVDTGRLTFPLAEGRSPAGWPDRRDLIVLHPWSRGEGKSLSPEVLQALCTALAPLPVVLVGMSQGAAIPAGDHITDFSNRTSLAELVWVLRQARFVISVDSGPMHIAAGVNDRVLGIHTWSDPRQVGPYNPNAWVWKAGRIDHRSAFHPGECESEKQVSAADARHIADFVRNFQD
- a CDS encoding DNA-binding protein — encoded protein: MRNDESEEPRRGSPALHSEKIMTDRKIFFLDLKENERGRVIKITEDVRGRRDTIMLPLEAADEFLDALQRILEVERDLE
- a CDS encoding serine/threonine-protein kinase, encoding MTEEEIFYAILTLEDSQAQRRMLEEQCRHDPVLYRRVEALLDSLKAENFMRVHLEPPTTVQPLLKTESEVIGPYKLLQQIGEGGFGTVWMAEQTLPVQRRVALKIIKAGMDTKEVIARFEQERQALAMMEHPNIARVLDAGATETGRPYFVMELVRGIPITRFCDEHLLTPQARVTLFISVCRAVQHAHMKGVIHRDLKPSNILVTLHDGVPVAKVIDFGIAKAMQQRLTDKTLFTHFEQMVGTPLYMAPEQAELSGLDIDTRCDIYALGVLLYELLTGHTPFSQDELMKAGFDEMRRLIREREPRKPSTLLKTMAAATASTVASHRQSEPPKLIGLLKGDLDWIVMKAMEKDRRRRYETASALADDLQRHLDHEPVLARPPSTVYRLQKLLQKNRAAFITVALVALSLLAGLAISTTLYVRLRIEEAQRAVEAAQFAIMSGEDEWITAAIRECKEAGVPRAFIGLLQGEQHLIQGRVEEAIKTLEELVQEAPNSIPARALLATAHDLTDDTRSYHRVMATLADAQPKEREDYLILGHALSHSQDAHERQQGVEFMAHAIHQMRDSPMARVLLAEARTRLAIHSRNLEEIQEALADINAARGWQRHGIAVLAISSWAHAVGAQIAQEKGRTDLRDSWLAVARTDGEQLATFTSYYAEKYLKLQRAIFDSLKKG
- a CDS encoding OmpA family protein, producing the protein MKTTFLFLSALAVVQLPVTLNAQVTVVTPPEAVTPPSVVIESGVVTPSGAPQAPGVETRGRARAMALDAAEARRQLSVAPQVIVVQGGKPPAVTAVPVPTPSTDTVKTTKTTTVIETPGQPTRVYNAERNVVVIQDQGQNRELPYVTLPVLFVKETAELLDDESRKALEQIAGVIMAIVNTESGTVFDIEGHTSTDGTDEFNMELSAARAKRIYDELTQNYGVPANVLSAHGYGEMYPRYPEGTEEQMQMDRRVLVVRTK